In Primulina eburnea isolate SZY01 chromosome 14, ASM2296580v1, whole genome shotgun sequence, the following proteins share a genomic window:
- the LOC140811744 gene encoding E3 ubiquitin-protein ligase UPL6: protein MFFSGDPSSRKRVDLGGRSSKERDRQKVVEQTRLERNRRQWVRQQNSAALKIQKCFRGRKVVNAERSKVREKFFMTYGEGCQDVDRQCFGPDSNYLPQLLFFFNPNYVVDLTVLVKTCRLLCEFVGDRVEEVVRLCAGTDYSLKRGLVEYRVKKLTFACIWAIYVNRNQLLWALEKSDSPAYAFVEAVILLADRRLPWSCNLVRYLVQRKIYSMLRDIILVGKKKVQVSKEIISSLEHVLAICVSHGGLDSCTCPSSDPRHSFSSQILTIPFLWQLFPNLKEIFAAPGLSENYVHQMALCVRDYNNVLPPDISTDSPSYACLLENLLEAAAFTVTQPGSFTWAIYFASVATFLLQELPLVQTSNQGGKDSAMAEIEMHVDDEFVEEVLNKELRQNIFSAVGPRFLLQLTNVLLGWISSSIGSCNGRPNDKEVAAIGAACAFLLATFNILPLEKYMTVLAYRTELVPTIWNFMKRCHENEMWSSLSQQPANLPPDKPVWLLSLAVFCPVYKYMLTIVDNEEFYEQQKPLSLMDIRFLIVILKQDLWHLLWQNSKETSNISKSADGAYALKRHSVDALQYRVSVVVSELLSQLQDWNNRREFTSPRDFNADGANETFMSQAMTENTKAYDILKQAPFLVPFTSRAKIFNSQLAAMKERNNAHAIFTRNRFKIRRNNILEDAFSQLNALAEEDLRGVIRITFVNEFGVEEAGIDGGGIFKDFMENISQAAFDIQYGLFKETVDHLLYPNPGSGMVHEQHLLYFHFLGTVLAKAMFEGILVDIPFATFFLSKLKQKYNYLNDLPSLDPELYRHLIFLKHYQGDISELELYFVIVNDEYGKQTEDELLPGGKNLRVTNENVITFIHLVANHRLNFQIRQQSSHFLRGFQQLIQKDWIDMFNEHELQLLISGSMDGCDVDDLRVHTNYTGGYHEDHYVIKMFWEVIHNLSLADQRKFLKFATGCSRGPFLGFKYLEPTFCIQRTSGNASEEALERLPTAATCMNLLKLPPYRSKQLMEQKLLYAISSDAGFDLS, encoded by the exons ATGTTTTTCTCGGGGGATCCGTCGAGCCGGAAACGGGTGGATTTAGGCGGTCGGAGCTCTAAAGAGAGAGACCGCCAAAAGGTTGTGGAGCAGACGCGATTGGAGCGGAATCGACGCCAGTGGGTGCGTCAGCAGAATTCTGCTGCTCTTAAAATTCAG AAATGCTTCAGAGGAAGAAAGGTGGTTAATGCTGAACGCTCCAAAGTGCGTGAGAAGTTTTTCATGACATATGGAGAGGGTTGTCAAGATGTTGATAG GCAGTGTTTTGGCCCAGATTCCAATTATCTTCCCCAGCTTCTTTTCTTCTTTAATCCAAACTATGTTGTTGATCTTACTGTTCTCGTCAAGACATGCAGATTACTTTGTGAATTTGTTGGAGATAGAG TAGAGGAAGTAGTGAGACTCTGCGCAGGCACAGACTACTCTTTGAAGCGTGGCCTGGTGGAGTACAGGGTGAAGAAACTCACTTTTGCCTGCATTTGGGCAATCTATGTAAACAG GAATCAATTACTTTGGGCACTTGAGAAGTCTGATAGCCCAGCATACGCCTTCGTAGAGGCGGTAATTCTCTTGGCTGATCGAAGGCTTCCTTGGTCTTGCAACTTAGTCCGGTATCTGGTGCAGAGAAAGATATACTCCATGCTCAGAGACATAATCCTAGTGGGGAAG AAGAAAGTTCAAGTTTCTAAGGAAATTATCTCTTCACTGGAGCATGTTCTTGCAATTTGTGTTTCCCATGGGGGTCTAGATTCTTGTACTTGTCCATCTAGTGATCCAAGACACAGTTTCTCATCCCAGATTCTGACAATCCCTTTCTTGTGGCAGCTGTTTCCAAATCTGAAAGAG ATTTTTGCTGCGCCGGGATTGAGTGAAAATTATGTCCATCAGATGGCATTATGTGTGAGAGATTATAACAATGTCCTTCCTCCTGACATATCAACAGATTCTCCCAGTTATGCCTGCCTATTAGAAAATCTGTTGGAAGCTGCTGCATTTACCGTCACTCAGCCTGGTTCGTTTACTTGG GCTATATATTTTGCATCTGTTGCCACATTTTTGTTGCAAGAGCTACCTCTTGTCCAAACTTCAAATCAAGGAGGCAAAG ATTCTGCAATGGCTGAAATTGAAATGCATGTTGATGATGAATTCGTGGAAGAAGTCTTAAATAAGGAGCTGCGACAAAATATTTTCAGTGCAGTAGGTCCTCGTTTTCTTCTACAGTTG ACAAATGTGCTGTTGGGGTGGATCTCATCTTCAATTGGCTCATGTAATGGCAGACCTAATGATAAAGAGGTGGCTGCTATTGGCGCAGCTTGTGCTTTTCTTCTTGCGACATTCAACATTTTGCCCCTGGAGAAATATATGACTGTGCTAGCATATAGGACAGAACTTGTTCCCACTATTTGGAATTTTATGAAGAGGTGCCATGAGAATGAAATGTGGTCATCCTTGTCTCAGCAGCCAGCTAATCTGCCCCCAGATAAGCCTGTTTGGCTATTATCTCTTGCTGTATTTTGTCCCGTTTATAA GTATATGCTAACTATTGTAGATAATGAAGAATTTTACGAACAACAGAAGCCGCTCTCTCTTATGGACATAAGATTCTTGATTGTTATCTTAAAACAG GATTTGTGGCACCTCCTTTGGCAAAATTCAAAGGAAACTTCGAATATCTCAAAGTCTGCAGATGGTGCTTATGCATTGAAGAGGCATTCTGTTGATGCGCTTCAGTACAGGGTTTCTGTGGTTGTCTCTGAGCTCCTATCACAG ttgcaagactggaataATAGGCGAGAATTTACCTCCCCCAGGGATTTCAATGCTGACGGTGCCAATGAAACATTTATGTCTCAG GCAATGACGGAGAATACAAAAGCTTATGACATACTAAAACAAGCTCCATTTTTAGTGCCATTTACTAGCAGAGCTAAGATATTTAAT TCACAACTAGCAGCCATGAAAGAAAGGAACAACGCCCATGCTATTTTTACACGGAACAGATTCAAAATAAGAAGAAACAATATTTTGGAAGATGCTTTTAGTCAATTAAATGCATTAGCTGAAGAAGATCTCCGAGGAGTG ATTCGTATAACTTTTGTTAATGAATTTGGAGTTGAGGAGGCCGGTATAGATGGTGGAGGAATTTTCAAAGATTTCATGGAAAATATTAGTCAAGCTGCTTTTGATATCCAGTATGGACTCTTTAAG GAAACCGTGGATCATCTCCTTTATCCCAATCCTGGATCTGGAATGGTGCATGAACAGCATCTTCTGTATTTTCACTTTCTTGGAACTGTTCTCGCTAAG GCAATGTTCGAGGGAATCTTGGTCGACATACCATTTGCTACATTCTTCTTGAGCAAATTGAAGCAGAA GTATAACTACTTGAATGACTTACCCTCGTTGGATCCAGAATTATATCGCCATCTAATttttctcaag CATTATCAAGGTGATATTTCCGAGTTGGAATTGTATTTTGTTATTGTTAATGATGAATATGGAAAGCAAACAGAAGACGAGCTACTTCCAGGAGGAAAGAACTTACGTGTCACAAATGAGAACGTCATTACATTCATTCACTTGGTTGCCAACCACAGACTAAATTTTCAG ATACGTCAACAGAGTTCAcattttttgagaggttttcAACAGCTAATCCAAAAAGATTGGATTGATATGTTCAATGAGCATGAACTTCAG CTCTTAATTTCCGGATCAATGGATGGTTGTGATGTTGATGATCTTCGAGTTCATACTAATTATACAGGTGGCTATCACGAG GATCACTACGTGATTAAAATGTTCTGGGAAGTTATCCACAACCTTAGTCTAGCAGATCAGAGGAAGTTTTTGAA ATTTGCCACTGGTTGTTCACGGGGGCCTTTTCTTGGATTCAAGTATTTGGAGCCTACTTTCTGCATACAGAG GACTTCTGGGAATGCATCTGAAGAAGCTCTTGAACGGTTGCCAACAGCGGCCACatgcatgaatcttttgaagcTTCCACCATACCGAAG CAAACAGCTTATGGAGCAGAAATTGTTGTATGCCATAAGTTCTGATGCTGGTTTTGATTTGAGTTGA
- the LOC140813226 gene encoding ankyrin repeat protein SKIP35-like, whose amino-acid sequence MEEPRFSEKVMAMEMETAAAGFSSQSNGKEHGMSNSVFSSEKVEEGRPSNVVFSSESPLQIKEDSSMNAFSLGAEKLKSRLAASDCKKGKNERKLSRQDRSELGRVFQGAVSSYNWELAESLILLADPQTLNDALCISLDSIWFLSTRQELHGITKLIKNIIANGAYDFTRAALRTSFLASCVSACQSRSMSLADTVTVMAQRLHERLQECNGDEVLKAEAVAKVQKFTEWALKCISFHSRCQGNRDKVGNNAAVDIQLQLSAFKTFLEITGNHLTGKDFTEAFDAACFPLTLFSSSFDPGWASGISATAIQGLLGMLVEGGADNVNQCFLEASRFGSTELVRILLLIAQRNSLDVDVDLALGFASHYGKISTMECLVEEGNAMAFLGPLMRAAERGCMPVVEWFVQRDCRDMELCLALTAAISTNQVQAAAYLLPHVPQHVIAALSIEILKAAGERSGGSLDGVAFLLHSDFLRDPAATYSVADSIARSDDEAIAPELRAFLREHWSEAAFLDGRRQGEVHFSNFVRILKWGESPICLRGLPGPLRVAIAYLPLYRECIKSGGCLLSQRHRGHLVEAAKRLGGVVLDKPGHRRELLAVLEHHLPPFLRNATNHVA is encoded by the exons ATGGAAGAACCTCGGTTTTCTGAGAAAGTAATGGCGATGGAAATGGAAACTGCTGCGGCTGGATTCTCGAGCCAGAGCAACGGGAAGGAACACGGGATGAGTAATTCAGTATTTAGTTCAGAGAAGGTGGAGGAAGGAAGGCCTTCTAATGTGGTTTTCTCAAGTGAATCTCCTCTTCAAATCAAAGAAGATTCGAGTATGAATGCTTTTAGTTTAGGTGCAGAGAAGCTTAAATCCAGATTAGCTGCTTCTGATTGTAAGAAGGGGAAAAACGAGAGGAAGCTTAGTCGACAGGATAGAAGTGAGTTAGGTCGTGTGTTTCAAGGGGCTGTGAGTTCTTATAACTGGGAACTCGCGGAGAGTCTGATCTTGTTGGCGGATCCTCAGACTCTGAACGATGCATTGTGCATTTCTCTGGACTCAATCTGGTTCTTGAGCACACGCCAAGAATTGCATGGAATTACTAAATTAATCAAGAACATAATTGCTAACGGGGCTTATGATTTCACTCGAGCTGCACTTAGGACTTCATTTCTTGCTTCCTGCGTTTCTGCTTGCCAGAGCCGATCAATGAGCTTGGCAGACACTGTCACCGTGATGGCACAAAG GTTGCACGAAAGGCTGCAGGAATGTAACGGCGATGAAGTTTTGAAGGCAGAAGCAGTTGCCAAGGTTCAAAAGTTTACCGAATGGGCTCTTAAATGTATAAGTTTTCATTCTCGTTGCCAAGGAAATAGGGACAAGGTTGGTAATAATGCTGCTGTTGATATCCAGCTGCAATTATCCGCTTTTAAGACCTTTCTCGAAATAACCGGCAACCATCTCACTGGGAAGGATTTTACCGAAGCATTTGACGCTGCTTGCTTTCCACTCACACTTTTCTCTAGTTCCTTTGATCCTGGTTGGGCGTCAGGTATATCAGCTACTGCAATTCAAGGATTGTTAGGTATGCTGGTCGAGGGGGGTGCAGACAATGTTAACCAATGTTTTCTTGAGGCCTCACGTTTTGGGAGCACAGAGCTTGTTCGTATTTTGTTACTG ATTGCTCAAAGAAACAGCTTGGATGTGGATGTTGACCTGGCTCTAGGTTTTGCTTCACATTATGGTAAAATTAGCACAATGGAGTGCCTAGTGGAGGAGGGTAATGCTATGGCTTTCTTGGGTCCACTGATGAGAGCCGCTGAGAGGGGTTGCATGCCAGTTGTCGAGTGGTTTGTTCAAAGGGACTGTCGTGATATGGAACTTTGTCTCGCCCTTACAGCTGCTATATCTACTAATCAAGTTCAGGCAGCTGCATATCTTCTCCCACATGTTCCTCAGCACGTTATTGCTGCCCTCAGCATTGAAATTCTCAAGGCTGCTGGTGAACGAAGTGGTGGCTCTCTTGACGGGGTCGCATTCCTCCTGCATTCGGATTTTTTAAGGGATCCTGCAGCTACTTATTCAGTTGCTGACAGCATTGCCAGATCCGATGATGAGGCTATTGCTCCTGAGCTCAGGGCTTTTCTTCGAGAACATTGGTCCGAGGCTGCTTTCTTGGATGGACGGAGGCAAGGAGAAGTACATTTTTCCAACTTTGTACGTATTTTGAAATGGGGTGAATCTCCAATATGTTTGAGGGGTCTGCCAGGGCCCCTGAGGGTGGCTATAGCATACCTGCCACTTTACAGGGAGTGCATCAAGTCCGGAGGGTGCTTGCTATCACAAAGGCATCGAGGGCACCTTGTAGAAGCTGCAAAAAGACTTGGAGGTGTGGTTCTAGACAAACCAGGCCATAGGAGAGAGTTGCTGGCCGTGCTGGAACATCATCTTCCTCCATTTTTGCGTAATGCCACAAATCACGTGGCTTAG